From Salinirubellus salinus, the proteins below share one genomic window:
- a CDS encoding DUF1405 domain-containing protein, with translation MSTTDRLRRLYDRRFPADALPEREGLPWYVAPLPGWLEDLGLRLVWLVVAVNLAGTAFGFWFYSFQFSITPVAAWPVVPDSPLATLFIALSLASWKLGYADRVPWLHALAFFGCIKLGAWTPFVLTAFPVEYPSGGLAALGGSLDTLAFLWEYGLYTFLVTSHLAMVVEAFLVQRYASFSVGAVAVATAWYVLNDVVDYLVSPFDTYTHTLLNAEPFLSLSAGFDHTVPAHDVAAAAAVTLTVACVFLALATRVAKVKASGET, from the coding sequence ATGTCAACCACGGACCGCCTCCGTCGGCTCTACGACCGGCGGTTCCCCGCCGACGCCCTCCCCGAGCGCGAGGGGTTGCCGTGGTACGTCGCGCCCCTCCCCGGCTGGCTGGAGGACCTCGGGCTCCGGCTGGTGTGGCTCGTCGTCGCCGTCAACCTCGCGGGTACCGCCTTCGGCTTCTGGTTCTACTCGTTCCAGTTCTCCATCACGCCCGTCGCCGCGTGGCCCGTCGTCCCCGACTCCCCGCTGGCGACGCTGTTCATCGCGCTCTCGCTCGCGTCGTGGAAGCTCGGGTACGCCGACCGGGTGCCGTGGCTCCACGCGCTCGCGTTCTTCGGCTGCATCAAGCTCGGCGCGTGGACGCCGTTCGTCCTCACCGCCTTCCCGGTCGAGTACCCGAGCGGGGGGCTCGCGGCCCTCGGCGGCTCCCTCGACACTCTCGCGTTCCTCTGGGAGTACGGCCTCTACACGTTCCTCGTCACCTCGCACCTCGCGATGGTCGTGGAGGCGTTCCTCGTCCAGCGGTACGCCTCGTTCTCCGTGGGTGCCGTCGCCGTCGCCACCGCGTGGTACGTCCTCAACGACGTGGTGGACTACCTCGTCAGCCCGTTCGACACGTACACCCACACGCTGTTGAACGCCGAGCCGTTCCTGTCGCTCTCGGCGGGGTTCGACCACACGGTCCCGGCCCACGACGTCGCGGCGGCGGCGGCGGTGACCCTCACCGTCGCGTGTGTCTTCCTCGCGTTGGCGACGCGGGTGGCGAAGGTGAAGGCGTCGGGGGAGACGTGA